CCGATCTTCACCTGTCCGGGAGGGAGATGAACCGGGAATGCGCCGAGTTCCGTCACACCGATCTCGAAAGTGACGAATGTGCGCAGACTCGGCTTCTCGAAGTAGAGGATCACGGAACAGCCTTCGAGCGTTCGGGTCGGCTCACGCCGTCTGCGCAATTCCTTCAATTCCCCAGCCCGCGCCAGCATCGCCTCGAGATCCGAACGCGACCAGTCGGCGATCGAGATGAAACTCCCCGGCCTATCAGCGATTGTGGACAAGCTTGGTCCCCACTCCGACGTCGGTAAAAATCTCCAGCAGCAAAGCGTGGGATACACGCCCATCGATGATATGTGTTGAGGTCACACCGTTCTGGAGCGCGTCGACACAACACTCTAGTTTCGGGATCATACCGCCTTTGACGGAGCCATCCGCGATGGCTTCGCTGACGTCCAGCGATGTCATCTGCGCGCGCAACTCCCCGGCAGCACTCAGCACTCCCTCGACGTCGGTGAGCAGAATCAACTTCTCCGCCAACACCGCCTGCGCGATTCCGGAAGCCGCGATATCGGCATTCACATTGTAGGTGTCGCCCGATTCGGAAATGCCGATCGGAGCAACCACGGGAATCACACCGTCCCGGGTCATAGACGAAATCAACTCGGGCTCGATGTGCTCGGGCGTCCCCACGCAACCCAGATCCTCACCGCGTGGACCATCGAGTTTGCGGACGCGCATGAAGCCCCCACCATCCTTGCCCGTCAGTCCAACGGCCTGGCCTCCGGCCCGGCCAATCAGCGAGACGATCTCGGCGTTGACATGCCCACCCAGGACCATCTCGACCACCTCCATGGTCTGTTGGTCCGTGACCCGCATCCCATCGACGAAGCGGGTTTCGATGTCCAGGCGTTTGAGCATGCGACCGATCTGCGGCCCACCGCCGTGCACGATGACCGGCCGCAGACCGATGTAGCGCAGCAAGGTCACGTCGGTCGCGAAGGAGGCCTTCAGTTTCTCGTCGACCATCGCCGCCCCGCCGTATTTGATGACGAGAGTCTTGTCGTAGAACGCCCGGATGTAGGGAAGCGCCTCGACGAGAACACGAGCCTTTTCGATCGTCTTTTCCATGGTCTACAACACGAAGCGGGACAGATCGCTATCGCCCGCGATCTCCGCCAGGATCTCCTTCACCTTCTGAGCGTCAAACACCAGTTTGCACTCCCCCATGTCTGGGGCCTCGAATAGCGTATCGTCCAGCAGCCGTTCGAGCACCGTATGGAGGCGTCGAACACCGATGTTTTCGGTGGTCCGATTCACCTCGCCCGCAATCCGGGCGATCTCTTCGATGGCATCCGGCTTGAACTCCAACTCGACGTTCTCGGTTCTCAACAGTGCTTGATATTGCTTGATCAGGGCATTGTGCGGTTCCAGGAGAATCCGCACAAACGCCGCATCGTCGAGGCTTTCGAGTTCGACGCGGATGGGAAAGCGCCCCTGAAGCTCCGGAATCAGATCTGAAGGACGCGAGACATGGAATGCGCCGGCGGCCACGAAGAGCACGTTGTCGGTGCGCACCGACCCGTGCTTGGTCTGGACCGAGCAACCCTCGATCACCGGTAGCAAATCTCGCTGAACGCCTTCGCGCGAAACGTCGGTGCCCTGGGTTTCACGCCTGGCGATCTTGTCGATCTCATCGATGAAGACGATTCCAGAGTCCTCGACACGCTCGATCGCGCGCTCGCGCACTGCATCCTCATCGATGAGGCGGTGCGCTTCTTCTTCGATCAAACTCTCGCGCGCCTGGGATACCTTGGCGCGGCGAACTCGCGTGCGCTTCGAACCGAGGTTTCCCATGAAATCCTTCAGTGAGAAACCCATCTCCTCCGTGCCTTGCGGCGAGAATATCTCCATGGTGGTCGAGGTGCGTTCCGGGACTTCGATTTCGACCTCGCGATCTTCGAGTTCTCCGGCCCGGAGCTTCTCTCGCAAGCGCTCGCGCGTGCTGTCCTCCCTGCCCGCCGCGTCGCCGCCATCCGGGTTGGGGTACAACGCGTCGAGCAAGCGCTCTTCGGCGATGCGCTCCGCTGAAGCCTCGACCTTCTTCTTTTCCTCTTCTCGCACTAGCTTGATGCCGACCTCGGTCAGATCGCGCACGATCGACTCGACATCCCGGCCGACATAGCCCACTTCGGTGAACTTCGACGCCTCCACCTTCACGAAGGGGGCACGCGCAAGCTTCGCGAGGCGCCGAGCGATCTCCGTCTTGCCGACGCCCGTCGGGCCGATCATCAGGATGTTCTTGGGGTGAATTTCCTCGCGCAGATCGCCGGTCACCTGCTGACGCCGCCAGCGATTGCGCAGGGCGATCGCGACGGCCCGTTTGGCAGCCAGCTGACCGATGATGAACCGGTCGAGTTCCGAAACGACTTCGCGGGGGGTAAAATTGACACTCACGCGCCGAGTTCCTCGATCGTGATCTGGTTGTTCGTATAAATGCAGAT
The bacterium genome window above contains:
- the argB gene encoding acetylglutamate kinase, producing MEKTIEKARVLVEALPYIRAFYDKTLVIKYGGAAMVDEKLKASFATDVTLLRYIGLRPVIVHGGGPQIGRMLKRLDIETRFVDGMRVTDQQTMEVVEMVLGGHVNAEIVSLIGRAGGQAVGLTGKDGGGFMRVRKLDGPRGEDLGCVGTPEHIEPELISSMTRDGVIPVVAPIGISESGDTYNVNADIAASGIAQAVLAEKLILLTDVEGVLSAAGELRAQMTSLDVSEAIADGSVKGGMIPKLECCVDALQNGVTSTHIIDGRVSHALLLEIFTDVGVGTKLVHNR
- a CDS encoding ornithine carbamoyltransferase, encoding MSTIADRPGSFISIADWSRSDLEAMLARAGELKELRRRREPTRTLEGCSVILYFEKPSLRTFVTFEIGVTELGAFPVHLPPGQVKIG
- the hslU gene encoding ATP-dependent protease ATPase subunit HslU produces the protein MSVNFTPREVVSELDRFIIGQLAAKRAVAIALRNRWRRQQVTGDLREEIHPKNILMIGPTGVGKTEIARRLAKLARAPFVKVEASKFTEVGYVGRDVESIVRDLTEVGIKLVREEEKKKVEASAERIAEERLLDALYPNPDGGDAAGREDSTRERLREKLRAGELEDREVEIEVPERTSTTMEIFSPQGTEEMGFSLKDFMGNLGSKRTRVRRAKVSQARESLIEEEAHRLIDEDAVRERAIERVEDSGIVFIDEIDKIARRETQGTDVSREGVQRDLLPVIEGCSVQTKHGSVRTDNVLFVAAGAFHVSRPSDLIPELQGRFPIRVELESLDDAAFVRILLEPHNALIKQYQALLRTENVELEFKPDAIEEIARIAGEVNRTTENIGVRRLHTVLERLLDDTLFEAPDMGECKLVFDAQKVKEILAEIAGDSDLSRFVL